One part of the Lotus japonicus ecotype B-129 chromosome 2, LjGifu_v1.2 genome encodes these proteins:
- the LOC130739653 gene encoding uncharacterized protein LOC130739653, whose amino-acid sequence MDVDSQPTMEETILVGDDLMTGPPSPVVPPEIASHVLHGVDMCDGILRNMFLCLQINDIEPFCQDEIALYKQCAERRDKEIRKRLQDSELKLGSSMPLDQAKERAAQLEAEVTTLERRLILASGLEGMEGFRQRWSLHGRLTDSKKRLQFLKQGIEGRN is encoded by the exons ATGGATG TTGATTCGCAGCCGACGATGGAGGAGACGATTTTGGTTGGGGATGATCTAATGACGGGTCCTCCGTCGCCTGTAGTGCCCCCGGAAATAGCCTCCCATGTGCTCCATGGTGTTGATATGTGTGATGGAATTCTCAGGAACATGTTTTTGT GCTTGCAGATCAATGACATCGAACCATTCTGTCAAGATGAGATTGCTCTATATAAACAATGTGCTGAAAGAAGG GATAAGGAGATAAGGAAGCGGCTTCAAGATAGTGAATTGAAATTGGGTTCATCAATGCCTTTAGATCAAGCCAAGGAGAGGGCTGCTCAGCTTGAGGCAGAAGTTACAACATTAGAGAG GCGCCTGATTCTTGCTAGTGGACTTGAGGGCATGGAAGGTTTCCGCCAAAGGTGGAGTTTACATGGCCGCCTTACTGATTCCAA AAAAAGGTTGCAGTTTTTAAAGCAGGGCATAGAAGGCAGAAACTGA
- the LOC130739649 gene encoding protein NSP-INTERACTING KINASE 2 — MDKRGHVAFFCLALFFLWTSAAALLSPKGVNYEVQALMNIKNSLVDPHSVMGKWDGDAVDPCNWAMVTCSPDHFVIALGIPSQNLSGTLSSSIGSLTNLQSVLLQDNHISGPIPSEIGRLQKLQTLDLSDNFFTGQLPDSLSHMKGLLYLRLNNNSLSGPIPFSVANMTQLAFLDISNNNLSGPVPRINAKTFNIGGNPQICAPGVEQNCSRTTLISSAMNNSKDSQSSNRPKSHKVALAFASTLSCICLLILGFGFLLWWRQRYSKQIFFDVNEQHREEVCLGNLKKFHFRELQIATNNFSSKNLVGKGGFGNVYKGYLPDGTVIAVKRLRDGNTIGGQIQFVTEVEMISLAVHRNLLRLYGFCMTASERLLVYPYMSNGSVASRLKAKPSLDWATRKRIALGAARGLLYLHEQCDPKIIHRDVKAANILLDDYCEAVVGDFGLAKLLDHRDSHVTTAVRGTVGHIAPEYLSTGQSSEKTDVFGFGILLLELISGQRALEFGKAANQKGAILDWVKKTHQEKKFDLLVDKDLRNNFDRIELEEIVQVALLCTQYLPKHRPKMSEVVRMLEGDGLAEKWEVTQRAESTRSRGNELSSSERYSDLTDDSSLLAQAMELSGPR; from the exons ATGGATAAGAGAGGGCATGTTGCTTTCTTTTGTTTAGCTTTGTTCTTCTTGTGGACTTCAGCAGCTGCTTTGCTTTCTCCTAAAGGTGTCAACTATGAAG TTCAAGCTTTGATGAACATTAAAAATTCTCTGGTGGATCCTCATTCTGTCATGGGTAAATGGGATGGGGATGCTGTGGATCCTTGCAACTGGGCTATGGTCACTTGTTCCCCTGATCATTTTGTGATTGCCCT TGGGATTCCAAGCCAGAATTTATCTGGTACTCTCTCATCAAGCATAGGCTCCTTAACAAACCTCCAATCTGT GTTGCTGCAGGACAATCATATATCAGGACCAATCCCCTCTGAGATTGGGAGGCTCCAAAAGCTTCAGACTCTTGATCTTTCTGATAACTTCTTCACCGGTCAGCTTCCAGATTCTCTGTCCCATATGAAGGGCCTCCTTTATTT GCGGCTAAACAATAATAGTTTATCAGGACCAATTCCTTTCTCTGTGGCTAACATGACCCAGCTTGCATTTTT GGATATCTCTAATAATAACCTGAGTGGACCTGTACCAAGAATAAATGCAAAAACATTCAA TATTGGAGGTAACCCTCAGATATGTGCTCCTGGAGTTGAGCAAAACTGCTCTAGAACAACATTGATTTCTTCTGCTATGAATAACTCTAAAG ATTCACAATCCTCCAATAGACCAAAGAGTCACAAAGTTGCCTTGGCGTTTGCTTCAACCCTGAGCTGCATCTGCTTACTAATTCTTGGTTTTGGCTTCCTCCTCTGGTGGAGACAAAGATACAGCAAGCAAATATTCTTTGATGTTAATG AACAACACCGCGAAGAGGTTTGCCTTGGAAACCTCAAGAAGTTCCATTTCAGAGAACTTCAGATTGCTACAAATAACTTCAGCAGCAAGAACTTGGTTGGCAAAGGTGGTTTTGGAAACGTCTACAAAGGTTACCTTCCAGATGGGACAGTTATAGCAGTAAAAAGGCTTAGAGATGGTAATACCATTGGTGGTCAGATCCAATTCGTGACTGAAGTAGAGATGATCAGCTTAGCCGTCCACCGGAATCTTCTTCGCCTCTACGGATTTTGTATGACAGCTTCAGAGAGACTCTTGGTTTATCCTTACATGTCAAATGGCAGTGTTGCTTCCCGCCTTAAAG ccaagccatctCTGGACTGGGCTACAAGGAAGAGGATAGCTTTAGGAGCTGCAAGAGGCTTGCTATATTTGCATGAGCAGTGTGACCCCAAGATTATCCACAGGGATGTTAAGGCTGCAAATATCTTGCTTGATGACTATTGTGAGGCTGTGGTAGGAGATTTTGGATTGGCAAAGCTGTTGGACCACAGGGATTCACATGTGACAACAGCAGTGAGAGGAACTGTAGGTCATATAGCCCCTGAGTACCTCTCAACAGGCCAATCCTCAGAGAAAACAGATGTGTTTGGGTTTGGAATTCTTCTACTTGAATTGATATCTGGCCAAAGAGCCCTTGAATTTGGGAAAGCAGCAAACCAGAAAGGAGCCATCCTTGACTGG GTGAAGAAAACACATCAAGAGAAGAAATTTGACTTGTTAGTTGACAAGGACCTGAGAAACAATTTTGATAGGATTGAGCTAGAGGAAATTGTTCAAGTGGCTCTTTTATGTACTCAGTACCTTCCAAAGCATAGACCGAAGATGTCTGAAGTAGTTAGGATGCTTGAAGGAGATGGTCTTGCAGAGAAATGGGAAGTGACACAGAGAGCTGAATCAACAAGGAGTAGAGGAAATGAACTATCCTCTTCAGAGCGCTATTCTGATCTTACTGATGACTCTTCATTGCTTGCACAAGCCATGGAACTTTCTGGACCAAGATGA
- the LOC130739652 gene encoding 60S acidic ribosomal protein P2-4-like — MKVVAAYLLAVLGGNSSPSADDLKNILGSVGIEIEDELIELLLKEVKGKDFAELIASGREKLSAVPSGGIAVSVAAVSGGGAAAGGAAPAAEAKEEKKEVEKEESDDDMGFSLFD, encoded by the exons ATGAAGGTAGTCGCCGCTTACTTGCTCGCTGTTTTGGGTGGCAATTCTTCCCCCTCCGCCGATGATCTCAAAAACATCCTTGGCTCAG TTGGAATTGAGATTGAAGATGAGTTGATTGAGTTGCTCTTGAAAGAAGTCAAGGGCAAGGACTTCGCCGAGCTGATTGCCAGTGGTAGAGAAAAGTTGTCTGCTGTGCCTTCCGGTGGTATTGCTGTTTCTGTTGCTGCTGTATCTGGAGGAGGTGCTGCAGCTGGTGGCGCGGCTCCTGCTGCTGAAGCAAAGGAGGAAAAGAAGGAAGTAGAGAAGGAAGAGTCTGATGAT GATATGGGTTTCAGTTTATTCGACTAA
- the LOC130739651 gene encoding F-box/FBD/LRR-repeat protein At1g13570-like has translation MGDVLGPDSISDLPQSIIESILVKLPIRDAVKTSILSSKWRYKWASMSHLVFDEKSVPSCNDREVAEQSFVKFIAGTLFLHQGSIHKFQITNPNLQTCPEIDQWILFLSRNDIKELILELGEGEFFRVPSCLFNCKKLTRLEVSRCELDPPLSFKGFMYLKCLNLHQVLISPDAIQSLISNCPLLESLSLSYVDSLALTVRAPNLKHLCLEGEFKDICLEDTPLLVEIYLAMYMTDDIAEQFEQSSKCNFVKFLGGVPNLEKLVGLIDFTKYLSIGNDPRPRPIMYNKLETIELYQVSFEDMKEILVVLRLITSSPNLKELQISGSSNIPTAIDTPDLDFWEKECPSNATLRQLKVVKLTEMCGVPHEMEFIKFLLGCSPELETMMITSSAYDMEIQLKMLIELLKFRRASTRAEIVFVHE, from the exons ATGGGTGATGTTTTGGGTCCTGACTCGATCAGTGACCTTCCTCAAAGCATTATAGAGAGCATTCTGGTTAAGCTTCCAATAAGAGATGCTGTGAAAACTAGCATTTTGTCTAGCAAATGGAGGTACAAATGGGCTTCCATGTCTCACCTCGTGTTTGACGAGAAGTCTGTACCTTCGTGTAATGACCGAGAGGTTGCTGAGCAAAGTTTCGTCAAGTTCATTGCCGGCACGCTATTTCTTCACCAAGGATCAATTCATAAGTTCCAAATTACAAATCCGAACTTGCAGACCTGCCCTGAAATAGATCAGTGGATTCTTTTCCTATCAAGGAATGATATCAAGGAATTGATCCTTGAATTAGGAGAAGGTGAATTTTTTAGAGTGCCATCCTGCCTTTTTAACTGTAAGAAGTTGACTCGCTTGGAGGTTTCGCGCTGTGAGTTGGATCCGCCTCTTAGTTTTAAGGGATTCATGTATTTAAAATGTCTTAACCTTCATCAAGTGTTGATATCCCCTGATGCAATTCAGAGCCTCATTTCCAATTGCCCTCTGTTGGAGAGTTTGTCATTGTCATATGTTGATAGTTTAGCTCTTACTGTCCGCGCTCCGAACCTCAAGCACTTGTGCCTTGAAGGTGAATTCAAGGATATATGTCTTGAAGATACACCACTTTTGGTTGAGATATATCTTGCTATGTATATGACTGATGACATTGCTGAGCAATTTGAGCAAAGCTCAAAATGCAATTTTGTCAAGTTTCTTGGTGGTGTGCCTAATCTTGAGAAGCTTGTTGGGCTTATCGACTTCACAAAG TATTTGAGCATAGGCAATGACCCAAGGCCGCGTCCAATAATGTACAACAAATTGGAGACTATTGAATTGTATCAAGTAAGTTTTGAGGATATGAAGGAGATACTTGTTGTCCTTCGCTTGATTACAAGCTCTCCCAATCTAAAGGAACTTCAAATTTCA GGCTCATCAAACATACCTACTGCCATAGATACCCCGGATTTGGATTTCTGGGAAAAGGAGTGTCCCTCAAATGCTACACTTAGACAACTTAAAGTTGTGAAGTTAACAGAAATGTGTGGTGTGCCACATGAGATGGAATTTATCAAATTTTTGCTTGGTTGTTCACCTGAGCTTGAGACAATGATGATCACTTCTTCTGCATATGACATGGAAATTCAATTGAAAATGTTGATCGAATTGTTGAAATTTCGAAGAGCTTCTACTAGAGCAGAAATTGTTTTTGTCCATGAGTAA